A segment of the Bacteroidia bacterium genome:
GGACATCGACGGAAAAGGATAGTCAAAATCTGCCCTGCACGCATAAAGAAAGGGGTTTTTGTGTGTCAGACTTTTTTGAGTAAGTAAAGTGTTTTCAATTTTTTTTGAAAGTTTGATTTGATTTGATTGCGTGAGGCATGCGGAGGGTGGGCGATAGCCCAGTGCGTAGCGAAGCGAAGCACCGAAGCGTCAGCGTAGCCCGAAGCACGCCGACCTTGCCCACACAAGCACAAGCGAAGTGTGGGCAAGGGCACGCCCAAAAAAATAATCTTTATCAAAAATTTACAAATTTTTTTGCTCAAAAAGTGATAACCAAATGTAACCTTTGTATCGTTTTTTTTAGAGAAAAATAGAGAATTTTGTGCATCAATTCAAACTATGTTAAAAAAAGTCTTTAAGTATAAACTGACCTTAATCGGAGTGGTTTTAGGTTTAGCCGCAGGATATGGATATTACTACTACGTAGGATGTGCCGCAGGAACTTGTATGATTACCTCCAATCCTTTGAATAGTACCTTGTACGGAGGATTGATGGGTGGTCTATTTTTTAGTCTTTTTGAAAAAGAAAAATGAAAAATAAAATACAGTTATGAGTACCATCATAGATGTAAGAACTCCCCAAGAATACATGGGAGGACATGTAGCAGGTAGCATAAATATTCCTCTAAACGAGCTACCTATGCACGTAGAGCAAATTAAAAACATGCCCAAGCCAATTGTGCTTTGCTGTGCCAGCGGAATGCGCAGCGGTCAAGCAGCTATGTTCTTGAAGCAATACGGAATTGATTGTATTAACGGAGGAAGTTGGTTAGACGTACAAGCTAGACTATAAGAATTATGCTAGGGTTTTTGAAAAAATTACTTGGAATAGGACCAAAAGTTGATTATGCACAGTTAGTAGCCCAGGGTGCTAAAATTATTGATGTGCGCACGCCAACGGAGTACAAGAGTGGGCATATTCAAGGTAGTATAAACATTCCCCTGCAAGAGCTAAGCAAAAAAGCTGAAAAGCTAAGCAGGGATACACCTATTATTACCTGCTGTGCATCAGGGATAAGAAGCGCATCGGCAAAGCGTATCCTTCAATCTATGGGCTTCAAACAAGTATACAACGGTGGCGCTTGGCATAGTTTAGAAAACAAGATTGAAGGATAAAAACAAAAGAGGCTCAATATTGAGCCTCTTTTTAATATAAGCATGTAGTCTTACCTCAAGCCCAGTTTTTTAGCAATGTCTTTAGGTATAGCATCTTTATGTACCATGAGGTTTGTGGTTTTGTACTTAATATAAGCTTCGGAAGCAAAGAAATAACCTTGATTATCATTATTTGTTCCCCAAGAATTTTTGACTTTGTAGAATTTTTTACCTGTTTGGTCTTTGTAAAGACCCGTGATATGCATACCGTGGTCATCCGTAGTTTCGTAGTTATCAAAAGCCTTTTGGCGCATTTCTTGGGTAATTTCTTTTTCTTGGCAAGGTGCGTCAAATGGAGTACCTGACTTAGTAGCCCCTGCATTGTTAAAGTATTGGCTGTCTTCGCCTTTTTTCTCAATTTGACTTTCATCTACGGGAACAATAGCTAAACCATTTTTGAAGGAAAAACCTTTTTCAGATACATCACTTGCCCAAGCCACAGTATAGCCATTCATAATACTGTTTTCCAATATTCTCATCATTTCGTCTAAGGGCACGTTATACGCTACGTCCATAGCCCAATTGTCTTGTACTTCTAATGGAAACTTGGTATAAAACGGGCGATGAGTAAAAGAAGTTATTACCACATAATCATCCATGTTTAAGCCCAAAGATTGAGCAAAAGATTGGGGTGTATATTTCTTTCCTTCATATTCAAATTCTGAAGGTGGAGTTCCCATGTAAGCATCTATGGTATTTTTGACAGCTTCCTTCCAATGGGGCGATAAAACCTTTTGATTAACAATTGCTTTGAGCATGGCAGATAAAACAGCATACATTTCATCATGGTCGTACTTAGTTTCTCCAGGCTTTAATCCTGAATAAACAGATTCAGGTACAATACCGTACTTTTTAATTATGTTAAAGTCATCATGAAAAGCACCCCCTTGCCCAAAGTTGATAAGACCGTGCATGCGCACATACTGCTCTGCTTTTTCTAAATATGCGTTGCGCACTATAAACATTTCCGACAAGTCTACCTTCTTCTTGCTTATTCTGAGTATTTCTGATTCAAAAAAGGACATACCCGAAAAGCTCCAGCATGTACCTGTATGCATTTGGTTTTTTACTTCGGTAGCTTCTAAGTCTTTTACGACTGTAAATTCATATCCGCCTGACTTTTTGTTCCTAACGATAGCCTGCTGCCCAAAGGATAAGCTACTGCTTAGCAGCAAAAGTGTCAGAAAAAATAACTTTACTTTTTTCATAGACTTACTAAAATACGTACTTATTCAACAAGCACAAAAATAATTAACAAAAGCCATTTCAAAAAGTAGCTTTCTATATTTGCAACATGCAAACTCGAAAAATGCTGGTTATTTGTCCCTATCCTGAACGCGTAGCGCCTTCACAAAGATTAAAGTATGAACAGTATTTTGACTATTTTAGACAAAATGGCTATGAGATTACTGTATCCCCTTTCATGACTATGAAATTTTGGAACATTGTCTACAAAAAGGGTAATCTACACAAAAAAGTTTTTTGGACCATTGTAGGTTATCTTAAAAGAATTAGAGATTTACTGCGCATTCGCAAGTACGATATTGTTTTTGTTACGCTTTGGGTTACGCCGATTGGACCCCCTATTATGGAACGATTATTTGCTCTACTAGCCAAAAGCCTAGTATATGATATTGATGATTTGATATTTCTTGGACATTCTAGTGCTGCAAACAAAATTATAGCTTGGATGAAAGGAAAACGAAAGATGATTGTACTTATGAAGCACGCAGACCACGTAATTACTTGCACTCCTGTACTTGATCGTTTTGTACGTCAATACAACCCCAATACAACCGATATTTCTTCTACTATCAATACAGATACATACATTCCTGTCAATCCTTACAATAATGAAAAAACACTTGTTTTAGGTTGGAGTGGTAGTCATAGTACGGCAAAATATCTTCACTTGCTTACCCCAGTATTGCAAAAACTTAAACAAACTCACTCATTCAAGCTATTAGTTATGGGCGATGAAAATTTTAAGATGGAGGGTCTTGAAATAGAGGCTTTAGCTTGGAGTGAGGACAAAGAGATACCTACTTTGCAGCGAATGGATATAGGTCTTTATCCTCTACCTGATGAGCCCTGGGTTTATGGAAAAAGTGGCTTAAAAGCGCTTCAATACATGGCACTTGGGATTCCTACTGTTGCGCAAAAGTTAGGTCCCGATCATGCCAATCATAGAGTAATAGAGCATGGTGTTTCAGGCTTTTTGGCAGATACTCACGAGGAATGGCTACATTATCTTACCTTACTGATGGATAATCCAGATTTACGAAAAAAAATAGGCACAGCAGCTCGAGAAAGAGTAGTAAAGTATTATTCCATCCACGCTAACAAAGATACTTATCTCAACATTCTTAATACAGTTGCTGCAAAAAGAACGAAAAAGTAAGTATAAGCTAATTTTTTTGGCTAAAAGTTGAATGACTTTTTATATTCTTTCTTTTTGGGCGTGCCCCTTGCTAACGCAAGGGTCGGGGCATTCCGCACTACGCTTCGCTTCGGTGCTTCGCTAACGCTTCGCACTGCCTAACGGCATGCTCCATGCCCCTCACGCAAAATTAGTCCTTTGACCTCTGTTTAATTCCTTCTCAAAAAATTTCACTGTTAACAAAAACATTTGCACTAAACCCACTAACAAATAAGGATAAGCCATGTGAAAATATCTGTACTCCGTCAATCTTAAAAACACAGGAAATAACAGACATAAAAACACAGGAAAGGTAAATATAATGAAAGACTCTCTATGCTTATACAGCAGAACTATTGTACCCAGCCAACCGAATGTTAAGCAAAGGTAGTATAACAAAGACTGTGATATTTTGAGATAAAATTGATAACTCTTGTAACACTTAAAGTCTTTTCGTATGGGCAAATAGTAGCTTCCACTGTGAATGAGAAATTTCTTAATCAGCATAAGGGGCACTCCCAGCGTGCTGAAAACAGGATGATCTTTCTTGTACATTTGTGTAAGTTCATCAAACTTTTGTACTACTATGCGCTCCAAAGAATCGTTCGGTGTTTTTTGATACTGTAAATATACTTCTCTTGCTTTTTCTATTTTTTCAATTGTAAGATTAGGACCCAAAATTCTTTGAGGTATTTTATATTCACATGGAAGGTTCTCTCTAGGCTCAAAATAACACCCTGCGCTATATTTATCCCAAAAAATAAAGCTTTCTCCAATAGATTGAATAAACTTTCTTACCGATAGATTAGCATTTGTATAATCGTATCCCGCATATATGTTTTGCTGAAAAGGTATGAACTGCTTGAAAATAATATAGTTCCGTACTGTCCAAGGTAAATTAAGCATCAAAAGTGGGATAACAAACAAAATTCCGTGCGCAGCTGTCTTTTTTATGCTTACTACAAAGTTATCTTTCCTTATGAAGTAAAGGAACAACTCTGCTACTATAATTCCATATAGCAAACTAAGATAAGGTTTGAATAAAACCGCTAAACCCAAAAATGTGCCTGCTATAAGCAGCTGCTTCTTCGTTCTATTTGAAGACAGATAAATGTAGTATTGATAACTGAATATGCAGCTAAAACCTATTCCAAAAGTTTCAGGTATCAG
Coding sequences within it:
- a CDS encoding rhodanese-like domain-containing protein, which translates into the protein MSTIIDVRTPQEYMGGHVAGSINIPLNELPMHVEQIKNMPKPIVLCCASGMRSGQAAMFLKQYGIDCINGGSWLDVQARL
- a CDS encoding glycosyltransferase family 39 protein, whose translation is MTAGLKGIVFLTLLTVKAFSVIYLAYLGKCSSNAPFYGIACMAGDTESYLAPIENYIEEGSYYYKTAKAGRMPYYGLIYFPFRVLFSKTIALNILVVLQIAVDALAMYYLALLCEKIFGKKGFVLFILLACVSLNVTSYDYYLIPETFGIGFSCIFSYQYYIYLSSNRTKKQLLIAGTFLGLAVLFKPYLSLLYGIIVAELFLYFIRKDNFVVSIKKTAAHGILFVIPLLMLNLPWTVRNYIIFKQFIPFQQNIYAGYDYTNANLSVRKFIQSIGESFIFWDKYSAGCYFEPRENLPCEYKIPQRILGPNLTIEKIEKAREVYLQYQKTPNDSLERIVVQKFDELTQMYKKDHPVFSTLGVPLMLIKKFLIHSGSYYLPIRKDFKCYKSYQFYLKISQSLLYYLCLTFGWLGTIVLLYKHRESFIIFTFPVFLCLLFPVFLRLTEYRYFHMAYPYLLVGLVQMFLLTVKFFEKELNRGQRTNFA
- a CDS encoding rhodanese-like domain-containing protein, with protein sequence MLGFLKKLLGIGPKVDYAQLVAQGAKIIDVRTPTEYKSGHIQGSINIPLQELSKKAEKLSRDTPIITCCASGIRSASAKRILQSMGFKQVYNGGAWHSLENKIEG
- a CDS encoding aminopeptidase; translation: MKKVKLFFLTLLLLSSSLSFGQQAIVRNKKSGGYEFTVVKDLEATEVKNQMHTGTCWSFSGMSFFESEILRISKKKVDLSEMFIVRNAYLEKAEQYVRMHGLINFGQGGAFHDDFNIIKKYGIVPESVYSGLKPGETKYDHDEMYAVLSAMLKAIVNQKVLSPHWKEAVKNTIDAYMGTPPSEFEYEGKKYTPQSFAQSLGLNMDDYVVITSFTHRPFYTKFPLEVQDNWAMDVAYNVPLDEMMRILENSIMNGYTVAWASDVSEKGFSFKNGLAIVPVDESQIEKKGEDSQYFNNAGATKSGTPFDAPCQEKEITQEMRQKAFDNYETTDDHGMHITGLYKDQTGKKFYKVKNSWGTNNDNQGYFFASEAYIKYKTTNLMVHKDAIPKDIAKKLGLR
- a CDS encoding glycosyltransferase family 4 protein yields the protein MQTRKMLVICPYPERVAPSQRLKYEQYFDYFRQNGYEITVSPFMTMKFWNIVYKKGNLHKKVFWTIVGYLKRIRDLLRIRKYDIVFVTLWVTPIGPPIMERLFALLAKSLVYDIDDLIFLGHSSAANKIIAWMKGKRKMIVLMKHADHVITCTPVLDRFVRQYNPNTTDISSTINTDTYIPVNPYNNEKTLVLGWSGSHSTAKYLHLLTPVLQKLKQTHSFKLLVMGDENFKMEGLEIEALAWSEDKEIPTLQRMDIGLYPLPDEPWVYGKSGLKALQYMALGIPTVAQKLGPDHANHRVIEHGVSGFLADTHEEWLHYLTLLMDNPDLRKKIGTAARERVVKYYSIHANKDTYLNILNTVAAKRTKK
- a CDS encoding DUF6132 family protein, translating into MLKKVFKYKLTLIGVVLGLAAGYGYYYYVGCAAGTCMITSNPLNSTLYGGLMGGLFFSLFEKEK